Sequence from the Deferribacter autotrophicus genome:
CTGTGTGGAGGAGTCCATATATGGCCTCTTCCTGATGTAGAATTCCAAGAAAAATCATAAGGCCAGCACCAAGAAGTGCTACAATTGTTCTGTGGATTTTTTCTGATACTATGATTGCGTAGGCAGCAAAGAATATGATAGATGCAACGATTAACTGGTTTCCTCCACTTACAGCTTCGTGAGCTACTTGAGCATCCATAACATCCTCCTCAAACTAAATTTTAATTCCATATATTGTTTCTTGCTGTTTCAGATATTTTGTGCTGAAAGGGAAATGGGTATTGCAATATGACACATATTTTTCCACAATTTCATAAGTATTATTTTCTTCACTGATATGACCTAAGAAAACTGTCTCCAATTCAGAATTATCGAGCATATTAAGTGTATTTATGGCTTGTTTATTGGAAAGATGCCCTTTGATAGATTCAATTCTTTTTTTTAAGAATTTTGGGTAGTTACCGTTTTTAAGCAAACTATCTTCATAATTTGCTTCCAGTATAGCTACTTTTGAGCTTTTTAAGAAATCTACAATATCATCAGTTACCACACCTAAATCTGTGGTAAAGGTTAGTCCCTTTCCTTCAAACGTGAAATGATAGCCAAAGGGTTCAGCACCATCATGAATAACCTTGAATGGTGCCACTTCAAAGCCATCAACCTGATAAATTTTTTTATCGTCTAATATATAAAAATTTGATACGTCCAAATCATATTTTTTAGAAATTTGCAATGCGGTCCCCATACTGCAAAAGATTTTTGGATTATAATTGTTTAAAAAGGTTTTTAACCCTTTTGTGTGATCGTGGTGTTCATGAGTTAGAAAGAGAAAAATTTCACTTAAATTTGAAGATATTTCTTTTAAAAGAGGTTCATATTTCGATTTACCAACTCCTATATCAACTATAATTGCGGCATCTTTATGTTGTATAAGGTAACAATTTCCTTTGCTGCCAGATGAAATTACGTTCAAAACCGCCATGTGATGATATTAATTTGAAATTTGTTGAAAATCAATAATTATTCTTATCGGCTAATTTATTTTATGAACTTCTAAGTATTTAAAAATTAACAAGATATTAACTTATACCGATTTATGATAAAGAATTACAAAAAATAGTTTTATAAAATATTGTTTTAATTGATTTAAAATTAATGTTAGGTTATGTTTCACAAAAAAGCTGGAGGAGAGAATGAATTTGGGTAAAGCTTTTACAAATAACTTTTTAGGACATGCCCCGCGTTGGTATAAAAATATCCTATTACTGTTTCTTGTGATTAATCCAATCTTGTATTACACAGTGGGTCATTTTATTACTGGATGGTTATTGATTGTTGAATTTATTTTTACTCTAGCAATGGCGTTGAAATGCTATCCACTGCCTGCAGGGGGGCTTTTGGCTCTTGAGGCTGTGATAGTTGGGATGACGGATACTCAATCGGTGTATAAAGAAGTTCTTCATAATTTTCCGGTTATTTTATTACTGATGTTTATGGTAGCTGGTATCTATTTTATGCGTGAAGGTTTGTTATTTCTGTTTTCAAGACTTTTGACAAAGATACGTTCAAAAATAGCCATTTCGCTACTTTTTTCATTTCTGGGTGCTTTTTTATCAGCTTTTTTAGATGCATTGACTGTAACAGCGGTTATAATTACCGTGGCATACGGTTTTTATAATATTTATCATAAAGTAGTTTCAGGTAAACATTTTAATGATGCTCACAGTGTAAAAGGTGATGATGAAGTAAAAGATGAGTACAGAAAAGAACTAGATGAATTTAGAGCATTTTTAAGAAATCTCATGATGCATGGAGCGGTGGGAACAGCTCTCGGCGGTGCCACAACTCTTGTGGGTGAGCCGCAAAACCTTTTAATCGGCTATATGGTGGGATGGCATTTTAAAGACTTTTTTGTACATTGTGCTCCAGTGTCCATTCCGGTGTTAATTGTTGGAATTACAACCTGCTTTTTACTGGAGAGATTTAAACTATTGGGGTATGGACACAAAATGCCTGAGAATGTTAGGAAAATTCTTGTGGATTACGTGGAGGAGCAGAATAAAAGTTTTGATGCGAAGATGAAAATGAGACTCATTGTGCAGGCAATTGCTGGTGTGATACTTATGTTAACTTTAGCATTACATCTGGCAGAAGTGGGATTAATCGGTTTGATGGTGATAGTTTTGCTTACTGCTTTTAATGGGATTATTGATGAACATCAAATTGGGCATGCTTTTGAAGAAGCGTTACCTTTTACCGCATTGTTGGTTGTATTTTTCACCATTGTTGCAGTAATTCATACTAACCATCTTTTCCAGCCTATTATCGATTATGTGCTGGGATTTGAAGGGACAAAACAGCTTGCTGCATATTATTTGGCAAATGGTGCATTGTCAGCTATTAGCGATAACGTTTTTGTGGCAACAGTTTATATGAGTGAAACGGTGAATTATTTTAAAGATATAATTCCATTGCTTGGAGAAAATTTGCATAAAGCAACACCTGAACAACTTGAAAAGATAAAACAATTATGGAAACTTGCCGTTTCAATCAATATGGGAACAAATATACCTTCAGTGGCCACGCCAAACGGTCAGGCTGCATTTTTATTTCTTTTGACATCTGCACTTGCACCGGTGATAAGATTATCCTATATGGAAATGGTAAAACTTGCTTTTCCTTATACTATTACAATGACTTTAACCGGTCTTTTGGCTACAATATATTTCTTATAATCAAGATTTTAGAGTTCGGGTGTTAATCTACACCTGAACTCTTTTTAGTTCAAAGTTCAACCCGTGTAATAGAGCTATCGACTAACTCAAGTGAGTCTAATAATATCAAGGACGTCGAAAGCTATATTATGTTCATATACTTTTATTACACGGGTTCAAAGTTCAAAGTTCAAGGTTCAAGGTTCAAAGTTCAATGTTCAAAGTTCAAAGTTCAAGGTTTAGAAAAGGGTAAGGTTGAGGTTAAGGCTTAGGTTAAGGTTGAAGAGATGTTGAAAGTTGTTAAAGGTTAGTTAGTAGTTAGTTTAAGGGGTAAAATAGATATTTGTGGTTATTTATAGTTATTTCACGGTTTACGCTTTACGATTTAATAAACTTGTGAACGTTAAAACGTTAGAACGTTCTAACGTTATTATTGTTTTGGTTGAAAATTTAGTTAATTTAAATTATTAACAGGTGATGAATATTTTTGTAAAGCATATTCTAGACGGTCTTAAAAAAGGGATTAATATCAGCGGTAAAATTGTAATTTACACATTCCCTTTCTATATTCTCATTGATATGTTGAAGCAAAGTGGTGTTCTTATGAAGATTGGTAATTTTTTTGAACCTATAACAGCTTTGATGGGGTTGCCAGGTGAAGCTACCATTGTACTTCTTTCAGGTTTTTTGATAAACCTTTATCCTGCCCTTGCTTCCATGGCGGCTATGGATCTGACAGCAAAACAGATTACAATTATAGGGATTGTTTTGGGGATTGCTCATAACTTAATAATAGAGGGGATTGTTTTATCAAAATCAGGAGTAAGGATTTATATTACGGTATTCTTTAGATTGATACTGGCAATTATAACAGGGATTGGGGTTAATATTATATGGAATTTTCTCTCCTAAATTCTTTTGTAAATGCAGCAAAGCTATCTTTAAAACTAATTATAGTAATTACCTTACTGATGATTGCATATGAGTTTTTTGAAAACTCTAAATTGTATACCAAATTGCAATCTATTCTTGAACGACCTTTAGAAAAAGTAGGGTTTACTCCAAATTCTTCCATAACAATGGTTGTGGGATTAGTCTTAGGTATAGCCTATGGAGCTGGGATATTGATAAGAAATGCAATGAGCGGTAAAATGAGCGGCAAGGAAATTTTGTTATCAAGTCTCTTTTTGTCTGTTTGTCATGCAGTTTTTGAGGATACCCTTCTTTTTGTTGCTATTGGTGGAAACGGTGTTATTATACTTGGGACTAGAATCTTTCTTGCTATCACTGTTGCAATGATAATAACAAAATATGTTAAATTATAGTGGAGGTTAATATTATGAAAAAGGTTATGTTAATTTTGTTTCTTTTGATTTTTTTTGCAGGAGGTTGTGCGAAAAAAATTGTGATTGACAGTGGTGAAATAAATTCAATTGATCAAAGCTTGAATATTATTAAAGAGACACTAAATAAAAATTCTCCATCAAAAGATTATAAATATTACAAGACCATTCATTCTGATAATTTCAGACTACTTGCTTTTACTTGGGTTCATAAGAAGAAAGATAAACTCTATATTAAAACTGCTGAGGTCTATGGGAAAAGCCCAAAGGTTTATATCGCAAGATCTTTGGGAGAATATTTTGTAAAAGTTTCAGGTGGGACAATTTATGGGTGCTATGGGACATCAAAGAAGGAACCAGTAATAGGTTTTAAAGAGA
This genomic interval carries:
- a CDS encoding MBL fold metallo-hydrolase, with amino-acid sequence MAVLNVISSGSKGNCYLIQHKDAAIIVDIGVGKSKYEPLLKEISSNLSEIFLFLTHEHHDHTKGLKTFLNNYNPKIFCSMGTALQISKKYDLDVSNFYILDDKKIYQVDGFEVAPFKVIHDGAEPFGYHFTFEGKGLTFTTDLGVVTDDIVDFLKSSKVAILEANYEDSLLKNGNYPKFLKKRIESIKGHLSNKQAINTLNMLDNSELETVFLGHISEENNTYEIVEKYVSYCNTHFPFSTKYLKQQETIYGIKI
- the nhaB gene encoding sodium/proton antiporter NhaB produces the protein MNLGKAFTNNFLGHAPRWYKNILLLFLVINPILYYTVGHFITGWLLIVEFIFTLAMALKCYPLPAGGLLALEAVIVGMTDTQSVYKEVLHNFPVILLLMFMVAGIYFMREGLLFLFSRLLTKIRSKIAISLLFSFLGAFLSAFLDALTVTAVIITVAYGFYNIYHKVVSGKHFNDAHSVKGDDEVKDEYRKELDEFRAFLRNLMMHGAVGTALGGATTLVGEPQNLLIGYMVGWHFKDFFVHCAPVSIPVLIVGITTCFLLERFKLLGYGHKMPENVRKILVDYVEEQNKSFDAKMKMRLIVQAIAGVILMLTLALHLAEVGLIGLMVIVLLTAFNGIIDEHQIGHAFEEALPFTALLVVFFTIVAVIHTNHLFQPIIDYVLGFEGTKQLAAYYLANGALSAISDNVFVATVYMSETVNYFKDIIPLLGENLHKATPEQLEKIKQLWKLAVSINMGTNIPSVATPNGQAAFLFLLTSALAPVIRLSYMEMVKLAFPYTITMTLTGLLATIYFL
- a CDS encoding nucleoside recognition domain-containing protein — translated: MNIFVKHILDGLKKGINISGKIVIYTFPFYILIDMLKQSGVLMKIGNFFEPITALMGLPGEATIVLLSGFLINLYPALASMAAMDLTAKQITIIGIVLGIAHNLIIEGIVLSKSGVRIYITVFFRLILAIITGIGVNIIWNFLS
- a CDS encoding nucleoside recognition protein, producing MEFSLLNSFVNAAKLSLKLIIVITLLMIAYEFFENSKLYTKLQSILERPLEKVGFTPNSSITMVVGLVLGIAYGAGILIRNAMSGKMSGKEILLSSLFLSVCHAVFEDTLLFVAIGGNGVIILGTRIFLAITVAMIITKYVKL